A window of Bos mutus isolate GX-2022 chromosome 3, NWIPB_WYAK_1.1, whole genome shotgun sequence genomic DNA:
aaaatacttaggaataaatttacctaaagaagcaaaagacctatatatagaaaactataaaacactgatgacagaaatcaaagatgacacaaatagatggagaaatataccatgttcatggattggaaaaatcaatataatgaaaatgagtatactacccaaagcaatcatagattcaatgcaatccctatcaagctaccaacagtatttttcagagaactagaacaaataattacacaagttgtatggaaatacaaaaaacgtCAAATAGCCAAagttatcttgagaaagaagaatggaactggaggaatcaacctacctgacttcaggctctactacaaagccacagtcatcaagacagtatggtactggcacaaagacagaaatatagatcaacggaacaaaatagaaagcctagagataaatccatgcacctatggacaccttatctttgacaaaggaggcaagaatatacaatggagaaaagacaatctctttaaaaagtggttctgggaaaactggtcaaccacttgtaaaagaatgaaactagaacactaacaccatagacaaaaataaactcaaaatggattaaagatctaaacgtaagatcagaaactataaaactcctagaggaaaacataggcaaaacactctctgacataaatcacagcaggatcctctatgacccacctctcagagtaatggaagtaaaagcaaaaataaacaaatgggacctaattaaccttaaaagcttttacacaacaaaggaaactataagcaaggtgaaaagacagccttcagaatgggagaaaataatagcaaatgaagcaactgacaaagaattcatctcaaaaatatacaagcaactcctgcagctcaattccagaaaaacaaatgacccaaacaaaaagtgggccaaagaattaaacagacatttctccaaagaagacatacagatggctaacaaacacatgaaaactgctcaacatcactcattatcagtgaaatgcaaatcaaaaccactatgaggtaccatctcatgcaaGTCAAAATGGCTGctctcaaaaagtctacaaacaataaatgttggaaagggtgtagagaaaaagaaaccctcttacactgtcagtgggaatgcaaactagtacagccactagggagaacagtgtggagattccttaaaaaactggaaatagaactgccatatgacccagcaagcccactgctgggcatacacactgaggaaaccagaattgaaagagacacatgtaccccaatgttcaccgcagcactgtttacaatagccaggacatggaagcaacatagacgtccattggcaggcaaatggataagaaagctgtggtacatatacacaatggagaattactcagccattaagaagaatgcatttgaatcagttctaatgaagtggatgaaactggagcctattatacagagtgaagtaagtcagaaagaaaaacaccaatatagtatactaatgcatatatatgaaatttagaaagatggtagtgatgaccctatatgcaagacaacaaaagagacacagatgtaaagaacagtcttttggactctgtgggagaaggcaagggtgggatgatttgagagggtagcgttgaaatgtgtatattatcatatgtgaagtggaTTGctggtccaggtttgatgtatgagacagggtgctcagggctggtgcactgggatgaccctgggggatggaattgggagggaggcgggagggaggttctggatggggaacacatgtgcgccCGTGGTTGATTCAtctcaatgtatggcaaaaaccactacaatattgtaaagtaagtagcctccaattaaaataaattaattaatttaaaaaaaagtcttctgaGCTTGAATATTTATAAGGGCTCTCTCTGAACCTCATAGCCTTTCCACAGTTCAAGttcttgaaaaacatttttcagaTTCTGTGAAAGTCTTATGTGATTAGTACCAGTTAGGTTTAAACATTAGACTTTTTACTCATTAATCAAATATCTATATTCAATATACAGATTCAGAGGGAATGTTATAATCCTGCAGCTTTAAGTGTTCATGTCATCAAGCAATACAAGAACCCGAAGACCCAGATTAATATTTGGAGCTCATCCTAATATCAACTTCAGATATTAAGGTAAGAATAATTTGGATTCCTGACTTTGCATATAAATGTACAactactgtgtccttggcggaGCATGGGTTTGGGTACTAATCCATCTGCACTGCCTTAGCATCCCCTGACACTGTCAGCCTGCAGGTATTTACATGATGCCCACGTTAATGCAACCAGTGACTGTGGGATATAGCAAAGACAACTGACCCTGCTGACAATGGTTTTCACCCAGTGGCAAATTCTCTATCCAAAATTTGGatagagagaaatggaaaatacagGATAAGCCATCCTTCTGAGGTCAGGTCTGCAGGGGACTAGGTCTGTCACTTCACACAGCTCTTGAAATCAAACTCTCATGAAAGAGTacttaagaaaggaaaagaaaaacaaaacacttactAAGCAAATTTACTGGAAAACAGTGTTTCCATACTGAAGGTTTAGGTTAGAATTTAAGATGATTCCTCTCAATGAAATCCCTTCACACTCTACCACTATTTCTAAAATCTTTCATAATTATACTAGTTTTTCATGACATCAAAAGCCCAAACAGCACAAGTTGCTGAAAAATGTCTCAAATTACCTGAAAGACTACAAAGGATTTAGACTTCTACATGTAAAATGATCATGGCCTCTTATCTAAGCTTTTGGAGTATAGCTTTCATAAGTCAGTAGGCCCACCAGAGTAATTAAATAGATTAGAATATACTGTTTACTGAGTTTTGGTGAAGTTTTATCTTGTGCATTTGAATGACAGGATAAAGTACTATATTGCAAATTTCACATATTCCTTACTCTTCCCCTCTGCTCCAGTCTTGTTTCAGCCTTTGGAAGTAGGTGTCTCCAGTACACTGATGCCATGTGTTACTTCAGGGCCTGATAACACTACTCTGTAGCTTTCccatattcattttctattaataGGCTAAGATGAACCTCATGGCCCTCTGTTAAAAGAGTCTACTTAAGACTGGCTTTCATTAGTAACTCATGTCCCTGTTCTTCATTTTACCACTCTGCCCTTTCATGTGGAAATCATTCTTCATATGAGCTGGAAATGCTCTTTCACTCCCCTTTTCTTCTAAAGCCCTTAAGCTCTCTAATGCATGAATGGGTAGGATATGGATGAAATAGTACTCAAATGTACACAAGGTGTTGTGAAATAtgtcaatattttattagttttattctaGGTAAATACATTTAACCAAATTGCAAATTACATTACTATTAAAATTAGATAGAAAATCCCACCATATAGGACTTCTGAGGTTTGGTACAGTAGTTTGTTTTGATGGCCTCATGTATACAATCACTATAGTCAGTATTACACTTGCCACACTTACAGCTTATAGCTACCGGGTAGGAGAAATAAGGAGTAACATGGCGTGGGCATCCTGGTATTTCTGCAGTCTTGTACATGAAGTCTCTGTATGTACAGACATCCTGAGACAGGGCATATTTGGGAAGAAACAGCTTGCCATTGACATCCTGAGGAAAGAATTTAAAAGGAGCATAATGCGATAGgactttagaaaatatatagtaatggaaacagataaaaattaattaacattaTTTTGTCATAAATAGGACTCGAGGAGGATTCTTTAGTTCCATTTCCCAATGCCAACTTAATATATCCACACTAAACCCCATTGAGATAAAAGTGACACTCCCTCTCTTTCATCTTATATCATGCGACCAATAtgccatttaaataaattttggaaaaagCTGTTACAAACAGTTATCTGTGTCCACTGTGCTGAGTATACACTGTAACCTGTGCACTCTACCTCTACAGAGCCAACAAGAATTAGATTTTGGAAATGAGGTTGTGgtttatctcattttctttctggatAGAAAAGGACTGGGTCTAGGTTTATCTAATTTTCAGCTAAAAGAACTGAAATGCACTACGTACCCGTGTCATACAATATCCAGCACAGATGGTGGTGTTGATGGTTAGGCAGTAAGCACATTCTTTCCTTTCGACATGCATCGTATACTCAGTTGGAATACAAAAAGACATTGCTTGTCCACATGCAAGGCCAAAAATCATGGACATCAGGAAGATAGCAGTCATGCTAAATCAAAGATAAGATTAAGATATTACATGTATCCTTTAGAACATTCAGAAGGGACGTTTGGAAAGTGCTataatgtgtatttgtgtgtgtacaaatatatgtatgtattgaaTACCTACTTTGTCTTAGACCCTATATTAGTGTTTTTGAATAGTTAATTTTCTCAATAAGCTTTCTGTGCACACTTAGATGTGGCTATGATCCATGTACCCCATCATGACAAAGCTCACAGAGTGAAAGTCCTGCTTGCAAGTGCCGCTTAGATCCAGTGAAATGGCGAGGCTGAAACACTACAACAGAAAAGTAGCAGGGACATGTAGTCAACTAAGAacaaaataattcattcattGGAAACAATCAAAATACCTGCCTTTATCATTGTAAGAAGTGAGTTAATAGGCTTCAATAAGGGCGTTCCCAGAAACgtgcttttctaaaaattttggtTCAATAGCTTAAAAGGCCAACAAATTGGTCATAATAAGAAAGGgcaaagaaatcaaggaagtGAATGATCAAACTTGAGTATCAGCTCAAATAATGCAAATAATCTTGTGTATGATTCTACTCAATGTCTGTCAAGAAAGACAAGGCTAGAGAAAGTCCAAAAATGGTCAATTAAAATTACACTGGTGTTACGGGGCTAAACCCAGCAATCTGAAAACCCCTCTTCTTAACCCTTGGGATATTCCTTTAAAGTTGAAAGAAATagagttggaaaaataaaattattttacttgaaGTTGTATGGAACTCATTATCTTAAAAAGATTATGGAGGCAAAAAATATAGGTTGACACAATGAGAGTAACACAATCAAGGATGACAGGCCCACTGTAGGTTAGCCAGGAAAGTAAAATAAGTTTTGGCTACATGGAAGACATAAGAGGACTCTCAACCTCTGCAACTTAATTGCCTCTTTTAAAATCATTCATAAATGATTCATTGAGCACCTAAACACAGAGGTATGATTTCAGGCCCTAAATAATGAGAGCCCCCTGATGAAGAGTGTGTTCACTATCAACTGGTCATTGTAATGAGCTGGATAATGTTATGACAGTTTTGCCACTGAGAGGGGATAATCAAGTTTGAGACTTTGGGATATAAGTTGATCACTTCAAAGATTAAGAAGatttttttcatcttataaatACCGTACAGTTGGCTTGGCATatttggattctttaccttctcaaGGATCAtagtcagaaaagaaaatacatatcttCATGGAATAGCTTTGAACACaaacttgttttattattttattaaataaattataattcattAAACATTGTTACTCAatctggggccaaactatggtggaatgacttccctggtggctcagatgtaggagacccaggttcaatccctgggtcgggaagatctcctggagaaggaaattgcaacccactgcagttttcttgcctggaaaatcccatggacggaggagcctgataggctacagtcaatgggatcgcagagttggacacaactgagtgacttcaccttcactttcattcaaTCAAGAAGACTGTATCaagatttttctcaaattttcctCAAATCtatcaattatattccaatagcATTTTTAAACTGCATATACTAAAACTTCCATTAATTGAAATCTCATGGACTCAGCCTCAGTTAACAAGTTAAagaatttttgtctttaattaactcataagaaaaaaatgaaacaacaagtCAATAAGCTAACAGGTATTTTAAATGTCAGCTTCCAGAGATTAGTGGCCATTCCAACCAGTCTCCTATTTGCAGAATGAGAACTACAGATGAACTAGACAAATATACATTGAGCATTTTAACTAGGCACTGAGAGATATAAAATGGATGTTATAGTCTTTGACCTCAAGGGCTGACAGTCTAGTGAAAGATAACGATGAACACTAATTAAGAAAAATACCTATTGTTTAACTGATAACACCACGTGTTGGTGATGATTTTGAGTAAATAGAACCTTCATATGCTGTTGGTGGGATGGTAAaatgatacataaaaatattttgaaaatcagcttgacagtttcttataaaattacaCATATACTTAActgatgacccagcaattctactcctagatatCCACTCAAGATAAATAAGAACAAATGTTTACAAAAAGTAGTTAGTGTTTTAAGTGCTCAGAGACTTGAAACTATGACTCTGACACCACAATAATCAAAGACTTTTTCTATATGGACAAGGAAGTGAACTCACCCACTAAAAAGGGTTTTCTGGTAAatactttcaaataaaatttgcATATTCTTGGTATGAAATACCAACaaacaaaattacagaaattGTGTACAGCAAAAGAACAGGTTAAAAGCACAAGAGCAAAATTACAAGAATTCCTTGCTCATAGAGTCTGGTTTTCTCAGTGCTTCACAAATGTGAGCTCCCTCTATGGTAGAGCTGGTTCCATTATTTTAGagccacagacttagagaatccTCTGAAGGATCTTAAAAGTATTGACTGAGTAAATGACATAAAGtgctcacacaccatgatcatACAGTTCTTGCCCATTTAGCCAGCCAACCACTGGATTTTTGCCATAGGAAATAATTAATTTCACGTATTTTAACTTTTAGGCATAcaatctatataaaatagatatgtgCTAACCTAGTGATGAGAATATCGGTTCTGAAGGTAAGCAACACATTTCAAGATCTCCCATAGGTCTATGAGAAATCAACTAAAATATTGAATCTGTCTGGCCTaatttccccatctgcaaagcagaaagagacaagTACATCTGATCCTTTTTGAAactgtagaatttttaaaaaacagtcttGGAACTTTTCCTCATTGTTCTCATATCCATTATGGACACTCTAAATTGTTCTGAAGTTCctcttttaaatgtaaaactccaagctaacaaaagaaaaattaaaagtgctGAATCATCTTTGCTATATAACAGTAAATAAAGTAAGAattattctttctcctttactGCAAATAGTAAAACTTCACCCAGAGAATTTTTCTGGGCCTTAATTtcttcagctgtaaaaaaaaCACTGAGACCCAGAAGATGATAAGGAAGGACTTTTCAGCACATACAGAGTATGATTCTATGTGATAAATTAGTGTCAGGTCCCTGGTCTAATAGTGGTCTAAAATTATGCTTCCAGATTTTATTGCAATTGTGTGTAACTAAGAAATCTGTGCTTTCATTTTTCCATATACTCCTTCctaaaatcataataaaacaaTACACATGAAGCACTTGGAATGCTACAGAAGACTGTGTAACTATATAACATTTAGTATATAAATCAGTGTTAGTTAATACCTCCTTATAAGACCTGCCACAATTTCTCTTGTATCGTCACCTGGACTCTCAACCTCTGCAACTTAATCGCCTCCTTTAAAAGTATTCATAAATGATTCATTGAGGACCTAAGCACAGAGGCATGACTTCAGGCACAAATGATGAGATGCCCTTTTCAGTGCCATGATCATCTACATCTACACTTGCAACATTTTTCCTGATTCCAAGATATCCTCTTTGCTTTGTCCCCTACCcaacattttctctcatttttttgttCTTACTACCTTTATTCTAAGCACATTTCTCTCTATTCTAGTTTCTTTCACAAATTTTTTCTCTCCAAATCCCCTACTGTGCTATGAAAAGAATCAATTGTCCACCCTATGAACAATCCAGGAACCACGCTAAAGCAATATATTTTTCTAGAGAGGTATACAAAAGGTATATATATGTGCTTTGGACACTATCCAAGGCGGGTTAACTACAACTAAAATAATACAGAGTATATTACCTCCACAAGTACCCCAAACTGAATTTACTCCAAGTTTTCTCAGAAGTACATTATCATCAAAAATAATCATTAGTAATTGACAGGATTTAATACATAGATTATTCAAttgattaaaacatttaaatcaaaTGTAAACAGTAAGGGAAGGCCATGAATAGCAATCAGCCTTCATTAGGGAATTGAccaatttttcctcttctttgaagTCAGTAGAAAATTTTCTTATCCTTACATATGTAGTTTATTCATCTTCACCCACCATTGAACAATTTTGGAGCAGTAATTAGGATTCCTAGAGCTTATCAAAGCAAATTATCACTCACcatttgccatttttaaaaacttgctaaaatgatgaaaataagaataatttggAATAGCAACATTTCGTTTCACAAAGCCTTCTCAGGGTAGACACCTACCTTACTTTGCATTGGTGAGCTGATGTTGTAATGACCCAGACTAAAAGCTCTTGGTTCATTTTATACCCTTCAGGATAATTCCTCTCTGATCCTCTTGTTTACATAATCACATTTGAATTACTGCTTTCTTATCTGAAAACCACCTATTGAAAATTCATACTGAATCtcaaataaaatgtgtttagACAAACAACTTCACATCTTCCTCTGGAAACTGTGACATTATTGTAGcatgaattttccttttctcctatttcaaaataaaattactctTGTAAATACatcctttattaatatttattaatattaaaaaaaatataaacacagaaggagaaaaaacaaattcaaaacaaacaaaaaaaccccttaATATAGTCTATGTCAGTCttgggagaaggtgatggcaccctactccagtactcttgcctggaaaatcccatggatggaggagccgggttggctgcagtccatggggttgtgaagagtcggacacgactgagcgacttcactttgacttttcactttcatgcattggagaaggacatggaaacccactccagtgttcttgcccggagaatcccagggatgggggagcctggtgggctgccatctatggggtcacacagagtcggacacgactgaagtgacttagcagcagcagcagtcttgggAATGAAAATTTTGGGGAAATCTGAGTGCCCCAAATTTTATCTAAATGCTTATTCAGAGATATATAAAATTATTGCTCATCTATAAAGCCAAGGCAACTGTATAGCAATCCAGGACAACTGGTATATATCTTGCTGATTAAAACTTGCTGATTAAAATAGTTCAAAAtatcttgttttttctttgaatttaaaacaataaataaaatttacatgtgGGAAACAATAGTATTTAAGTAAATGGCCAAATATTTTGAGATCTCAAACTGATTGAGCTCAAATCCTGGTTCTGTCATCTACCAGCTATACGACATTAGCATGCTTGAGCTCtcttttacttctgtttctttgcctgtTTGAAGGTAATATCAGTGTTTGTGTAAAGCACTtaacacagtgtctggcatataataaatgctcaataaatagttgttgctgttattgttgtggtggtggtatagtcgctaagtcatgtccaactctttgccaccccatggactgcagcacgtcaagctcccctgtcctccattatctctcagagtttgttcaaattcatatccattgaatcaatgatgctatctaaccatatcatcatctgctgccctcttctccttttgctttcaatctttccaagcatcagggtcttttcaaatgagtcagctctttacatcaggtggccaaatattggagattcagcatcagtcctttcaatgaatattcaggattgatttcctttagaattgaccagTTTGATTTTGCAATCCATGGGACTCTatagtcttctccaatgccacaattTGAAgggatcagttctttggtgctcagccttctttatggttcaactctcacatctgtacatgactactagaaaaaccatagctttgactatatgtacttttgttggcaaattgatatctctgctttttaatatgtctaggtttaccgtagctttccttccaaggagcaagtgtcttttaatttcatggctgcagtcaccatctgcagtgattttgaagcctaagaaaataaagtctctcactgtttccattttttttcccttctatttgccattaaatgatgggactgaatgccatggtcttagtttttttaatattgagtttcaagccagctttttcactctcctcttttgccctcatcaagagactctttaggtcctcttccctttctatattagagtagtatcatctgcatatgtgaatttgttgacatttctcccaacaatcttgatccACCTTGTGATTGATCCAACCTGGCactaagagcttcccaggtgactctggtaaagaatctgcctgccaatgcaggttcagtccctgggtcaggaagatcccctggagaaggaaatggcaacccactccagtattcttgcctgaaaaatcccatgaacataggaaactggcaggctacagtccaaggggatgcaaaagagttggatgtgacttagtgactaagcaacaaccaCAATTTATAATAACTCAACATTTacttagttaaaaatatttagctACAGCACCtagtacatatttgttgaatgcataaATTTGTTGAATGCATAAATTTGTTGAATGCATAAAAGGCTGAGGGAGTACCTGAAAAAATAATTACTGAATCTTTGGAACCAACATACACTTTTCTCCATTCCACAGCCATAATTCAGTTTTACCCCTTTAACCTGTTTGCCTCACTGTAACAAAAGCAATATGTCAACAGTTCAATGGACCATTATCTTATAGCATACACAAAAACTaatccaaaatggattaaagacttggaTTTAAGACCTTAAACTATAAAAGCTCTaggagaaaacacaggcagtatactctttgacattggtcttagcaatatCTCTCTGGATATGTCTCCTcagacaaggaaaacaaaagcaaaaataaataaacaatgctacatcaaactaaaaagcttcttcacaTCAAAGaataaaccatcaacaaaactaaaagacaacTTACCAAATGgtagaaaatacttgcaaatcatatatccgATGAGGAGTTAGTATCCAagaaatataaagaactcatacaaatgAACAtcgaaaaaacaaacaacccaattaaaatatAACCACAGAACCTGGATAGATattacagatggccaacagacacatgaaaacatgcccagcatcacttattaataggtaaatgcaaatcagaaccactgAGTTAGCACCTCATACCCATCAGAGTGGCTATTactgaatacagaaaaaaattacaagtctTGGAGAGtatgtggaggaaagggagccCTCATACACTTGGTAGAAAGGTAAACTTgcacagccactatgaaaaacaatatggtTAATTCCTCAAAAATTAAGAATACAACTATATGATCCATatatttcacttctgggtatttatgtGAAGAGTACAAagatactaattcaaaaagatatatgcacccttatgttcatggcagcattattcagaatagctaagatatggaaacaacctaaaatgTCTATGACTGGATGAATACATAAAGAAGATGGAaaactactcagtcataaaaagatgaaatctttccatttgcagcaacatggatgtaccttgagggtattaagctaagtgaaataagtcaggtggagaaagacaaataatgtatgattccaatcatatgtggaatatttttaaaaatcaaaagaaacaaaaacaaacaaatagataCAGAGTACAGATTGGTGGCTACCAGAGGAGAAAGAAGGTTGGTGAGAAGGCAAAATGGGTAAAGGGAGTCAACTGTATGGTGATGGATAGAAACTAGCCTCTTGGTAGTGAGCACACTGTTGTCTATTCAGAAGCTGAATTATAAAGTTGTACACATGAAGCATATAATGCTATAAActgttacctcaataaaaatattattctatgTGAAAAAGCTAGACCAAAAAAAGTGCATGCCATATAattgtttatataaaattctagaaaatacaaaGTAATCATTAGAGCAAAAGCCAGTTAGTGATTATATGGGGATggggaaagacaaggaaaaagaCAAGACTGGGATGACAAAGGGGCACAGGAAATTTTTAGGggtaatatgtacatatttttaggGGTAATAATGTTTTTCTTGATTATGATGATTTCACAGGATATACATTTGCCAAAACCTATCAAATTGTACTCTTCAAACACATGCACCAGTATGTTCTGTACCCCCAAAATTCATACACTGAAGTGCCAACCCCTAGTAActctgaatgtgaccttatttgggaaaTAGAGCATTGCAGATGAAATCAATTAAGATGAAGTGGGTTAGGTCTCTAGAACAACATCATTTGGTATCcttataaaatggggaaatttggacacagacatagGAGCAGGGAGAATGCAATGTGATGATTAAAGTTCCTTGCCACAAGGAACTACCAGAAACTAGGAGATCGGCCTAGAACAGATCCCTTCCCAGCACCTTCGGAGTGGCATGACCCTACCCTCCCAATATTTTACCTTGGACTTCTAACCCCTAGAACTATGAGACAAGAAATTTTTGATGTTTAAGCCATTCCATTGTCATGCTTTTTTATAACACCCTAAAAATCTAATACATGCAGTTAATTATATGTCAtttaagtgttagtcattcagtcttgtccgattttttgccaccccatggactgtgactgtgtagcccgccaggctcgtctgttcatggaattctctgggcaagaatattggagtggattgccatttcctcctccaggggatctttctgacccaggaattgaacctggatctcctgcactgcagacagattctttaccatctgagccaccagggaaagcccataATTTATAGATTGCTTCAATGTTCACCTTGctcatgctcagtcctgtccacctctttgcaactctttggactgtagcccaccaggctcctctgtccatgagatttttcaggcaagaatactggaatgggttgccatttccttctccaagggatcttcctgacccagggaccaaactcatgtctcctgtgtctcctgcattgcaggcaattctttacctgctggaaaaaaactgcctgcaatgcaggagacacaggagacatggattcggttcctgggtcaggaagatcccctggagaagggaatggctacctactccagtacccttgcctagagagttctatggacagaggaacctggcaggttacagtccatggggtcgcaaagagtcagacatgactgagcgactaacagttaaTTGCATGTCAGTCATACCCCCAACAGagctgtttttaaaattccagtaGATAGAAATAGTCTGTGCCTACTTATCTGGATACATGTTGTattactttttcactcttccttttACTATACTCTTTTGAACATTCTAAACTTTTCTTGCAACAGGGCTTTCCATTTGCTGTTTGCTCATTATGAAGAGCTCTTTCACCATATCTCGAAATGGCTTCCTCATTATTTCCCCAGAAAAGGTTTCCTTGACAACCAAATTTACTGTCTCACACTAGCCCTATCACTTTTTATTCTACCCTCTCATACTTTCTTCATAGCATTTATAAGCTTCTGATATTATATTATTTGTTCacatgtttttctctgtttctccctttcCAAATAGAATATAAGCACCATAAATGGAAGGGCTTATCTGTCATGGTCATCACTGTATC
This region includes:
- the TSHB gene encoding thyrotropin subunit beta gives rise to the protein MTAIFLMSMIFGLACGQAMSFCIPTEYTMHVERKECAYCLTINTTICAGYCMTRDVNGKLFLPKYALSQDVCTYRDFMYKTAEIPGCPRHVTPYFSYPVAISCKCGKCNTDYSDCIHEAIKTNYCTKPQKSYMVGFSI